CCGACCGCATGGCGGTGCTGTATCGCGGGCGCACGCTGCAGACCGGCACGCCCTTGCAGATCACGACACGGCCGGCCTCGGCGGAGGTCGCCCGGCTGGTCGATCTGCGCAACCTGTTTGCCGCCATTGTGCTGGGGCACGAGCCCGAGAAGGGCTTCACCCTGCTGGACTGGAACGGCATGCGGCTGGAGGCGGCGCACAATCCGGCCGTCGCGCCGGGAACTTCAGTGTCGTGGGTGGTGCCGGACGGTTTCGTGGTGCCGCACCGGCGCGACCGCCCGTCGCGCGGTGAGCACGAAAATCCGGTGGCCGGCACGCTGGAAACCTGTCTCGATGTCGGGCCGCTGACCTATCTGACGCTGCGCCCGGATATCGACAGCCCGCATCCGCTGCATTTCTCCGTGCCCTCGCATGTGGCGCGGCGCAACGGTTTCGCGCCGGGCGAGCCGGTTACGGTCAGCCTGCTGGCCGAGGGCATTCATCTGATGCCGGCGTGATGGATAATGTCGTTGCCCTGATGCTGGCCAATCCGGTGAACCGGGCGATTCTGGACCGGCTGCCGGATCTTGGCCTGCCGGAAGCCTGCCTGGTCGCCGGTGCGCTGGCGCAGAGCGTGTGGAATGGCCTCGACCGGCGCGCGCCGCAGGCCGGCATCAAGGATTACGACATTTTCTATTTCGATGCCGCCGATATCGGCTGGGAAGCTGAGGATGCGGCGATCCGCAAGGTACGGACGGCGCTGGCCGATCTTGCCGTCGAGATCGATGTGAAGAATCAGGCGCGGGTGCATCTCTGGTACGAGGCGCGCTTCGGCGTGCCCGTAGCACCGCTGCGCAGCGCGCTCGACGGTGTGGCGATGTTCCCCGTGCGCGGTACCTGTCTGGCGCTACAGCACGGCGCGGACGGTCCTGTCCTGCATGCGCCCTATGGAACGGCGGCGCTGGAGGCGGGGTTGCTGGCGGACAATCCGAACTGCCCGGACCGCAGCGCCTTCCGCGGCAAGGCGGAAAGCTACCGGGCGCGCTGGCCCTGGCTGCGGATTGTGGAAGACAGCATCGTGGAAGACGGGGGCGGTCAGCCCTCTTCCAGCTCGGTATCCCAGTAGAGGTAATCCTGCCAGCTGCGGTGCAGATGGTTCGGCGGGAAGCCGCGGCCATTCTGTTGCAGCTCGAAGCTGGTCGGCTGGCGCGGCGGTTCCAGCGGCAGCATGCCGATATCGCGCGGCATGCGGTTGCCCTTGAACAGATTGCACGGCCCGCAGGCGGTGACGACATTGTCCCAGCTGGTGCGCCCGCCGCGCGAGCGCGGGATCACATGGTCGAAGGTCAGTTCCTGGGTGGAGAACAGATCGCCGCAATATTGGCAGGTGAAGCTGTCGCGCAGGAACACGTTGAAGCGGGTAAAGGCCGGGCGGCGGGCGGCGGGCACATATTGCTTCAGCGAAATCACGCTGGGCAGCCGCATCTCGAAGGTTGGGGAGCGCACGAGCTGGTCGTAATGGGCGAGGATGTTGACCCGGTCGAGGAACACCGCCTTCACCGTGTCCTGCCAGTTCCACAGCGACAGCGGGTAATAGCTGAGCGGCCGGCAATCGGCGTTCAGCACCAAGGCAGGCCAGTCGTTCGCAAGCGACGTCACGGCAACCCTCCCGTTCGGTTCCTGCGATCCTGACGCACCGCAGCAATCAGAGAAGTGTAATTTAGATAGCCTGCCGCAAGGGGAAACACAACAACTAGGTGCTGCGTTTCATATGCCTACCGAATTTTGTAACACAATGACAATAAACAGCGAATCCTGATGTGTCTGGCGGATCAGGCCGGCAGCACACGCTGCAGGAAGGCGCCGCCAGCCTCCAGGCCGGCCGGATCGATGCCATGGCCGAGGCCGGGGCAGCTCAGCGTCTCTACCGGCACCTGCAGCGCTTCCAGCCCCTCGCGGGACAGATCGAGGCTCTCGTAGGGGACGATCGCATCCTCCGTGCCGTGCACCAGCAGCATTGGCGGGCGCGAGGCGATCTCGCCTTCCATCGTGCCATCGTCGACCAGCCGGCCGGAATAGCCGACCACGCCGGCCACCGCGCGCTGGCGGCGCGGGGCGGTAAACAGGCTCATCATGCAGCCCTGGCTGAAACCGACCAGCGCCAGCCTGTCCTCGGACAGATCATACGCGGCCAGTTGCTCATCAATGAAAGCGTCGAGGATTGGCCAGGCGGCGCGCACGCCGGCCACCACCCGCGCCGGGGTGCGGTCCTGCAGGCTGAACCATTGATAGCCGTAGGGCGCCATATCGCAGGGGAAGGGCGCGTTCGGCGAGACGAAGGCGACATGCGGCAGCAACTGCGCCCAGTGCGGGGCGAGGCCGATCAGATCGTTGCCGTCCGCCCCCAGCCCGTGCAGCAGGATGACGAGGCCGCGCGCGGGTTTGCCGTCGGCGGGCGGAAGCGAGGGGCCGGAAAGCTGCATCGGGCGTCTCTCATGCTGTCTTCATTGGCGATGCCCCCTCCTAGCACAAAGCGCTTCGGCGCTGAAATCGTTCCGGCTAGTTTTGTCGGATGATTGTCACCCGCTTTGCCCCCAGCCCGACCGGCCTGTTGCATCTGGGCTCCGCCTATTCCGCCCTGGTGGGGTGGCGCCGTGCGCGGGAAGCGGGCGGGCGTTTCCTGCTGCGCATCGAGGATATCGACCCGACGCGCTGTCGGCCGGAACATGAGGCGGCGATCCTCGACGATCTCGCCTGGCTGGGTATCGACTGGGATGGCGATGTCCGTCGGCAGTCCGACCATCTGGAGGAGTACCGCGCGGCGCTGGGCCGGCTGGAAGGCATGGGTCTGCTCTATCCCTGCTTCTGCACGCGCAGCGACATCGAAGCGGAAATCGCCCGCTCAGGACATGCACCGCATGGGCCTGTCCATGGGCCTGAGGGCCCGGTCTATCCCGGCATCTGCCGCGCCATTCCGGCGTCGGAACGAGAGGCCCGCATCGGCGCTGGGGAAGCGCACGCGCTGCGCCTCGACATGACAAAGGCGGTTGCCCTGGCAGGCCCGCTGGACTGGCAGGACGAGGAGAAGGGTGTCATCCGCGCCACGCCGGAAGCGTTTGGCGATGTGGTGCTGGCGCGCAAGGAGACGCCGACCTCCTATCACCTGTCGGTGACGCTGGACGATGCGCTGCAGGGGGTGACGCTGGTGACGCGCGGCATGGATCTGTTCGAGGCAACGCATATCCACCGGCTGCTGCAAGCGCTGTTCGGCCTGCCGGTGCCGCTCTACGCCCACCATCGGCTGCTGACCGGGCCAGACGGGCGACGCTATGCCAAGCGCGACCGCTCGCTGACCATCGCCGCCCTGCGCGAGGCCGGTCACTCGCCAGCCGATATCCGCGCGATGGTGGAACGGGGTGCTGCGCCTACCGGTGCAGGCCCGAAATGAGGTCCAGATAGTCCGGATGGTCCGGCCCGATGAGGCCGTGGCGGATCAGGAAGTCGATGATGACGAGGTGGCAGTTGAATTTGAAGTCGTCGCCGCTATCGACGATGCGCATCACCTCGGCGATGGGCAGCAGGCGGAATTCCTCGATCTCGCCATCCTGGCAGACCGGGGTGAAATCGGCTGGCAGTTCGAGATCGAAACAATAGAGCACGTCACGCCTGAGCCCGTCCTGTCCGATATCGGCGGCGCTGCCGTGGGCCGTGCCGGATCCCACCTCCATCATGTAGGTGATGGCGCCCACCGGATGCGCCTTGCGGGCGAGGGCTTCCGGCAGGCCTGCCTCTTCGCCGCATTCCTTCACCAGGGTTTCGACCGGGCCGTAGCCATCGCCCATGCCGCCGGCCACCATATTGTCCAGCTTGCCGGGGGCGACGCTCTTGTCGCGGGCGCGCCGGCCAATCCAGAGATGGATGCCGTCGGGCTTGCGGACATAGCCGTTCAGATGCACGCCAAAGGACAGGATGCCGAAATGGGCGGCGGCGGCGCGGTTGAGCCACATCAGTGCCGGCCCGCCCGGCCGTTCCAGTACCGGATATTGCTCGAAGCGGATTTTCGCGACCGCGCCTTCTTCCACAAGCTTCCGCACCGCCCGGTCCACCGCCTCGGTGCGCGCGTCCGGGTCGGAAAAGGCCGGTAACAGACGGACCGTGTGCGCATCGACCGCGAACACATCGGCCTGCGCCTTCAGCCGCTCGGCCAGTGCGTGGCGCAGATAGCCGGCATGGGCGTCGCCGATCAGGAAGCGGCGAAAGCCGGAGAGATCGTGGCGGTTCACCCGTTTTATATGATCGAGAAAGCTCATCTCGGCTCCGTGACGGTTTATAGCCTGAGCAGATCGCGGGCGGCGTTCAGCTGGCCCATGCGCAGCGTATCGCCCTGCGGCGAATCCGGGTGGAAGATCATCGCCAGCATGCGATAGCGCGCCTTCAGCGCCCTTGGGTCCGGTTGCGTATCGGCCGGGAAACCCAGCACATAGAGCGCTTCCATGCGGGTGCGCACGCCTTCCTTCAGCGGCTCGAAGGCGACGGCGGAGAGCATGAGGCGCAGCCGCTCCATCTCCTCCTCCAGCACCTTGATCCGTTCGGCCTGCTTGCCCTTGGCGGCCGGCGCTTCCAGCGCCACCACATGGTCGCCGCGCGCCATGGCAACGGCAAGCCCGAGCGCCCGGCGCAGCTGCACCACCGACAGGCCGGGCTGCAGCCGTACCTGCAGGCGCGGCTTGCGGCGCAGCACCCGGCCCTTGGAGGCGCCGGACAGCAGGGTCACCTCCTCACGTTCATGGGCTGCCGGTTCGCCCGGATCCGGGGCGGCGCTTACGGTCGCTTCCGGAACGGTCAGCAGAATGGCGCGCGCCAGGTCGGCGATGCTGACGTCGCGGCGCTGCGCCAGCGCCGTCACCTGGTCGCGGAAGGCGGCGCTGCAGGGAATGGCATAGGTCCGGCTGCGCGCGCCGGATGTGCGCGTGGCTTTATGGTCGGGCATCGCGCTGTCGGGCATTCTGTCTGTCTCGAAATCGCGGCTCTGATCAAAATATTGAGGGCGATTCACGCTTTAAACGGATCACTCGGGTGATCGCCTTTAACGCGGTCGCACTCTAACGAATCGGAAGCGATTCGGTCCGCCGGCCATCGATGGCCGGAAACTGCAAATCGCCATCACAAGGCCAGCCTTATCGGCCTCCGGCGAGGGCGTCAACTGCAATCGAAGTTAACGAACCGTTAACCACGCGCCTGAAACTGCAAGCTGCGGCTACAGGAGGTCGCGCAACATCGCGACCAGCGGCACATCGGCCGGCGGCATCGGGTATTCGGCCATGCGAATGGGCCGTACCCATTTGATTTCACTGTGTTCTTTCGCCACGACGCGACCCTTCCAGCGGCGGCAGACATAGAGCGGCATCAGCAGGTGGAACTCGTCATATTCATGCGAGGCGAAGGTGAGGGGGGCAAGGCAACTGCCCGAGGTATCGATGCCCAGCTCCTCATGCAGCTCGCGCACAAGTGCTGCTTCCGGCGTCTCGCCGGATTCCACCTTGCCGCCGGGAAACTCCCACAACCCGGCCATCTTCTTGCCTTCCGGGCGTCTGGCGATCAGCACCCGCCCGTCGATATCGACTAATGCTGCCGCAACCACCAGCACAATCGGCTTCGGCCCCGCGGCAACGGATGCGGCGGGGCCGGACGGGCAGAGATCGTCGAGATCAGCTTCGATAGGAGCCATTGATGTCGATATAGGCGTGCGTCAGATCGCAGGTCCACACCCGGGCGCGGCCCTTGCCGAGGCCGATATCGACCTCGATGTGGATTTCCTGGCCCTTCATGTGGGCGACCACCGGGGTTTCGTCATAGCCCTCGACGGCGGCCCCTTCCTTTGCCACCACGACACCGCCAATGCTGATGGCCAGCCGGTCGCGGTCGGCCCATTCGCCGGACTTGCCGACCGCCATGACGATACGGCCCCAGTTGGCGTCCTCGCCGGCAATGGCGGTCTTTACCAGCGGCGAATTGGCGATGGCGAGGCCGATGCGCTTGGCCGCCTTGGCCGAGGCGGCCCCCGCCACATCAATGGTCACCAGCTTGCTGGCCCCCTCGCCGTCACGCACGATCTGGATCGCGAGATCGGTCAGCAGATCTTCCAGCGCCGCGCGGAACTCCTTCAGATGCGCATCCCTGGCGCTTTCCACCGGCGGGTGCTTCGCCTGGCCGGTGGCGAAAAGCAGCACCGTGTCGCTGGTCGAGGTGTCGCTGTCCACGGTGATGCAGTTGAAGGATTTGTCGGTGCCGCGCGACAGCATCTCCTGCAGCACCGGGGCGGGGATCGCCGCGTCGGTGAAGACGAAGCCCAGCATGGTCGCCATGTCCGGCGCGATCATGCCCGAACCCTTGCAGATGCCGTTGATCGTGACCTTGGTGTCGCCGATACGCGCCGTCCGCGTCGCCCCCTTCGGGAAGGTGTCGGTGGTCATGATCGCCTTGGCCGATTCATGCCAGGTTCCCGGCTTCAGGTTGGCGCGCAGCGTGCCGATGGCCGCCACCACCTTGTCGGCCGGCAGCGGCTCGCCGATCACGCCGGTGGAGGCCAGGAACACTTCCGACGGCTTGCAGCCGATGGCCTTCGCCGCCGCCTCGGCGGTGGCGACCGCGCCGTCATAGCCCTTCTTGCCGGTGAAGGCGTTGGCATTGCCGGAATTCACCAGTACCGCGCGGCCCTTGCCGTCCGCCAGGTTGGCGCGGCACCACTCGACCGGGGCGGAGGCGGTCAGCGACTTGGTCAGCGTGCCGGCCGCCGTGGTGCCGGGCACCAACTCCGCCAGGAACACGTCGGTGCGGCCCTTGTAGCGTACCCCCGCCTCGGCGGAGGCAAGCGTGACGCCGGCGATTGGTGGCATATCCGGAAACCGGGCCGGGGCCAGGGGGGAAAGCTTCAGGGCCACGATAATCCTCTCCCTACTCTATAAGGATATTTACTTCGGCTGGGTCTGCTGCGGCGGCAGCGGCTGGCCATCCATGCTGAACCGTTCGATGGTCGCCTTGGCGCGCAGCTCCGCCAAGATGCGGCGGGCCTCCTGCTCGGCCAGCTCGGCGCGAATCTGTTCGCGTGCCTCGTCCAGGCTGGGCGGGGCGACGTCGCGGCGGTCGGCAACCTTGATCACATGCCAGCCGAACTGCGACTTCACCGGCTCCTTGCTGTAGGCGCCGGGCGCCAGTTCAAAGGCGGCTGCGGAGAATTCGGGGACCATCTGTTCGGCGGTGAAATAGCCGAGATCGCCGCCATTGGCGGCACCGGGATCGATCGACTTCTCGGTGGCCAGCGCGGCGAAGTCGGCACCCTTGTCGAGTTCGCGCACGATGTCCTTCGCCGTCGCCTCGTCCGAGACCAGAATATGGCTGGCGCGGATTTCCTCGGCCTTGGGCGCCTGCTCCCGCAGTTTCTCGTATTCGGCCTTCACCTTGTCTTCGCTGACCGCCGCTTCCAGCTGGTCGGTCAGGTACTGCTCCTGGATCAGCTGGTCGCGGTAGCGTTCGACCCGGCGCTTCACCTCGGGGTTCTCGGCGACGCCGGTGGCCTTGGCCTCGCGCTGCAGCAGCTCGCCGTCGATGGCGCGCTCCAGCAATGCGGGAAACAGCATCTGCATCGGGATGTCGCGGTACTGCTGCGGCAGCGTCGAGATCAGCGCGGCGATATCGCTTTGCCGGATAGTCGTGCCATCGACGCTGGCGACAATCGGGTCCGCATCGCCGGCGGGGGCGGGCTGCTGCGCCATGGCCGGAATCGCAAGAGCTCCCATGAAGAAGGCACCCACAAAGGCCCTCACAAAGGCTGGGGCGAAGGATCGAAGGGAATGGCGCATGGGCTGTCTCGTTTCCTGTTTCTGGCCTGTGGCGTGTGCGGTATTCGGGCGCGGCATTGTGCCGCCAGCCGGCGGCACGGGGACAGTAGCGCAGCCCGCCGGGCGGCGGAAGGCGCTTTACCGGGCTACTATATGTGGCCCTGCATACCAGAATGGAAGCCGGTCCGCGACCGTGCGCCGGATACCCTGATCTTATGTTGGAAGAGTGCGTTTTCAGAATGCAGTTATGATTAAAACAGACTGCCCTGAGCCTTTGCGCTTTCGGATAGTTTGTCGAGACGCAACACGCCGAGAAGTTGCCAGACTTGTGGGCGCTTGGCTTGGTTGCCAATAGCGAAGGCCATCCCGTTCTTGGGGTATTCTACGTTAAAAGTGTGGTCCATCCAGTCAAGCACCTCCTTCTCTGGTTGACCCCGGACAAGGCCGTTATAAAACATCGCGTGGGCTTCCCAGTCACCGTTTGTATAAGTGTGCTCAGCTTCATCATCTCGGAAGTGAAATTTGAACTCGTAGGGAGTGGGTTCGAGTGCCTCAAGTTCCTTATCAAGAAAGGACCACTGCTTTGCAGCCATGGCATAGGCTGCGCGTTCATCAGCTAAGGCTTCTGATGTCTTGCGCTTATAGAAAAACCGTGGATTGCAAGGTCGGATTAAAGCCAAAGATTGACCACGGCGTACAGCATCGCCAACGGATAGTAGGATTAGTGGGTTAAGAAGACGCGCTCTTTCTCTCACAGGCATTTTGCCAACAATCTCAATGCTGTCCTCTTCAACGCTGCAGCTTTCGAGACGTTTATCCTGTTTGGGGCGCCTATATTTGAATCTCACGACATCCCATCGTGAGAAGGCGGTTTCCCCTGCTAGATGGCGGTATCGTACAGGATATAGACGCTTCCACTGACCATCTAAGGTAATGCCGGCGCAGCAAACAGTTTCGCCATGCTTCTTGCTAGGCTGTGGCAGTGCCTTGACGAGGACTGTAACTTGGCAGTCGATGGGCGTTACGGACATATCTCTCCGGGGCATCGCCAAAGAGGTTCAGTACCTCAAAGCCGCAGGATTTCAGTTCCTCTGCAATGATAGACCGATGGCAATTCACCGGATCTCGTTCAAAGCATAATAGGCAAGTCGGCTGTTGTTCAGCTACTGCCGTTAGCTCCTTGAGGGATGACTGAGCGCCTTCAGAGTTGAGGTGTGTAGTATAAATAGCACGGAATACATCCTGTTGTCCCGCACGGGCAGCATCTCTACCGGGTTTGGGGTCGCCGAGAGGTTGAAAAGTTAAATATTCGATCCCTTCGGCTTCTAGGTGGGCTGCCAATGATTTTTTAGAAAAGCCCCTTTTTCGTGAATGGAGCACGGCTCTCACATCAGCGAGCCGTTGAATACCAACCGCTTTCAGAGTGGCGACAAATCGCTCAATGTCTGTTCCCTCGTAGCCGATGGTATACAGGATTTGCATGTCTTTCCCCCTCTGTTCGCCTGGGCATACACGCATTCGTGGCTTGCGTCATCCCTGCTAGGCCACACAATTTTGTGTGCATGCTGTGCACATTAGTGGCGGGTAAAGTTTTTCTGGAGCGGTGCCAACTGCCGGTCCGCGACCGTGCGCCGCTGCGCTTCGGGGGTGCCCGGCGTTGACAGTATTTGACGATGCCCCTATCTGTCAGCCACGCAGGCTCCCTTCTTTCTTCATGTACACCCCGAGGTCTCCCATGTTCGGCGCCATCGCCAGAAACTTGTTCGGCTCATCGAACGACCGCGTGGTCAAGCGCCTGCGGAAAAGGGTCGATGCGATCAACGTCCTGGAAGCGGAGCATCAGGCGCTGTCCGACGAAGCGCTGCGCGCCCGCACCGGCGAGTTCCGCAAGCGGCTGAGCGACGGCGAGACGCTGGACGACATCCTGCCGGAAGCCTTTGCCACGGTGCGCGAGGCATCCCGGCGCACGCTGGGCCTGCGCCCCTTCGACGTGCAGCTGATGGGCGGCATGGTGCTGCATGAGGGCATGATCAGCGAGATGAAGACCGGCGAGGGCAAGACCCTGGTCGCCACGCTGCCGGTCTATCTGAACGCGCTGTCGGGCAAGGGTGTGCATGTCGTCACGGTGAATGATTATCTGGCCAGCCGCGATGCCGCCTGGATGGGCCGGGTCTATAATTTCCTGGGCCTGTCGGTCGGGGTCATCAAGCATGGCATCGAGGAGGATGACCGCCGCGCCGCCTATGCCGCCGACGTGACCTACGGCACCAATAACGAGTTCGGCTTCGACTATCTGCGCGACAATATGAAGTTCCGGCTGGAGGACATGGTCCAGCGGGATTTCAACTATGCCATCGTCGATGAGGTCGACTCGATTCTGGTCGATGAGGCGCGCACGCCGCTCATCATCTCCGGCCCGGCCGAGGATTCCTCCGAGCTATACCGGGCGATGAACGTGCTGATCCCGAATCTGGCGCCTGAGGATTACGAGAAGGACGAGAAGCAGCGCGCCGTGTCGCTGACCGAGGCCGGCACCGAGAAGATTGAGCAGCTGCTGCGCGAGGCGGGCATGCTGACCCAGGGCGATCTTTACGACATCCACAATGTCTCGCTGGTTCATCACATGAACCAGGCGCTGCGTGCCCACAAGCTGTTCCAGCGCGATGTCGATTACATCGTGAAGAACGACAAGCTGGTCATCATCGACGAGTTCACCGGCCGCATGATGGAGGGCCGCCGCTATTCCGAAGGGCTGCATCAGGCGCTGGAAGCCAAGGAAGGCGTGACCATCCAGCAGGAAAACCAGACGCTGGCCTCGATCACCTTCCAGAATTATTTCCGGCTCTATCCGAAGCTGGCCGGCATGACCGGCACGGCGATGACCGAGGCGGCGGAGTTCGCGGAGATCTATGGGCTGGAAGTGGTCGAGATGCCGACCAACGTGCCGATGGCCCGCAAGGATGCCGACGACGAGGTCTATCGCAGCCAGCGCGAGAAGTTCGACGGCATCATCGAGCTGGTGCGCGACTGCCAGGAGCGCAAGCAGCCGGTGCTGGTCGGCACCGTTTCCATCGAGAAGTCGGAAATGCTGGCCGAGGCGCTGAAGGCCAAGGGCATCACGCATGAGGTGCTGAACGCGCGCTATCACGAGCAGGAAGCCTTCATCATCTCGCAGGCCGGCCGGCCGGGCGCTGTCACCATCGCCACCAACATGGCCGGTCGCGGCACCGATATTCAGCTCGGCGGCAATCTGGAAATGGCCTTGGCCGCCCGCCTGCAGGGGGTCGAGGACGAGGCGGAGATCGCCCGCATCACCGCGGCGGTGACGGCGGAGGTCGAGGAAGGCCAGCGCATCGTAAAGGAGGCCGGCGGTCTCTATGTGGTCGGCACCGAGCGGCATGAGAGCCGCCGCATCGACAACCAGCTGCGCGGCCGTTCCGGCCGTCAGGGCGATCCTGGCGCGTCCAAGTTCTTCCTGGCGCTCGACGACGATCTGATGCGCATCTTCGGCTCCGAGCGGATGGAAGGCATGCTGCAGAAGCTGGGGCTGAAGGAAGGCGAGGCCATCGTCCATCCCTGGATCAACAAGGCGCTGGAGAAGGCGCAGCAGAAGGTCGAGGCGCGCAACTTCGAGATTCGCAAGCAGCTGCTGAAATACGACGATGTGATGAATGACCAGCGCAAGGTCATCTACGAGCAGCGCAAGGAGATCATGCGCGCCAAGGAGGTGCAGCAGATCATCCTCGATATGCGCCACGAGGTGGTGGAGGATCTGGTCGCTTCCTGCATTCCCGCCAACGCCTATGCCGAGCAGTGGGAAGTGGATCGGCTGCATCAGGAGGTCGCCCGCCTGTTCAACCTCGACCTGCCGGTCCAGGACTGGGCGAAGGAAGAGGGCATCGCCGACCAGGAGATCCGCGAGCGCATCATCAGCGCCGTGGACCGCAAGATGGCGGAGAAGGTGGCGAATTACGGCGCCGACATCATGCGCATGGCGGAAAAGAGCCTGCTGCTGCAGATCCTCGACCAGTGCTGGAAGGATCATCTGCTGCAGCTCGATCATCTGCGCCAGGGCGTATCTCTGCGCGCCTATGCCCAGAAGGACCCGCTGAACGAGTACAAGCGCGAGGCCTTCCTGCTGTTCGACGGGCTGTTGAGCCGCCTGCGCGAGACCGTGGTGTCGGTGCTGGCCCATGTCGAGATGCGGGTGAACCGGCCGGAGGATATGCAGCCCCAGCCGCAGGAAATGCACGAGACGCGCCACGATCCGGCGATGGACGAGCTGGTTGGCGCCGATGGCGAGCCTGCCCCCGCTGGATTCTCGGGCGGTGCCGATCTGCCGGCCCGGCGTATGGCGGCGGCCATCGATCCGAACGATCCGTCCAGCTGGGGCAAGGTGCAGCGCAATGCGCTCTGCCCCTGCGGTTCAGGCAAGAAGTTCAAGCATTGTCATGGGCAGATCGCGTAGGCGGGGTATTCTGATACAGTACAATTTGCGCAGAATCAGAATCGCGTGAGTCCGTCAAGTTTTTTCTTGATTATGTTTAAGGGAAAATTAATACTGATTTGTCGATAGGCAACCCAGAATGGGGACGCAACGTGTTGGTACCGTCAGTAGCGACGTTGGAAAACATCTCTCCGGCCGGATTTTCCGGGCGGGGCGATAGCGATTCCAGCCCCGCTACCTATCAGCCGGAACCTTTGCCGACACAGATCGCCTACAGTTCCACGCGGCTGTCCTACGATTCTGAAATCCGGCGTCTGTTCTTCCAGTATCGCGATACCGAGACCGGCGAAATCCAGCGCGAGATTCCGTCGCGCGAAGCCATGAAGGTCTATGAGCAGCGCGAACAGCGCCGGGAAGAGGCACGCCAGGTCGATACGACCGACGAAGCCGCCGCCACTGGTGCTGGCACTGGCAGCCGTCAGCTGGAGGTGCGGGTCATCAGTGGTGAACCGGCAAGTCAGCAGCGTGCCGCGACGCCGGCGACCGGGGCTGAGTCCGAGGGCGAAGGCCCGTCTGCCGACACCGGATCTTCCCGCGGCATCACGACCGACCAGCTCGTCTAACTTTTTTCCGCTCTTCTACTCCACCCGGAACGGCAGATTGCCGGCCGCTGCCGCGCCCTTGCCGTCGCGCACGGTGACATAGAGCCTGTAGGCGCCGGGGGCGAGGCCACCCAGCGTGACCGCATTGTTGGCCGCTGCACGTATCGCTTGCGGGAAGCGTCGCAATTCCGGCTCGGCGTCCCCGGCTTTCAGCAGCGTTTGCTGCTCCTCCATGATTTCCCATTCCACGATCAGCGAATCCCCGTCCGGATCGCTGGCGTCCAGCCGCGCCACGATCTCCCGGCCCGGCGCGATGACATCGCTGTTGGCGAAGGCCAGCGCGGCGATGCGCGGCGCGCGGTTGCCGCCGGGCGTCCTGCCACCCCAGGCGGCGGCCATGATCTCCGCGCTCTGCTGCCACTCGCCGGTCGGCAGCAACAGGCTGTGCCAGGTGTGGGTTACCTCCTGCTTCCAGCCCCACAGGAACAGGATCTGCCCGGCGCTGTCCGGGCCGATGGCGGAAAGCT
This window of the Oceanibaculum nanhaiense genome carries:
- a CDS encoding DUF488 domain-containing protein, with product MQILYTIGYEGTDIERFVATLKAVGIQRLADVRAVLHSRKRGFSKKSLAAHLEAEGIEYLTFQPLGDPKPGRDAARAGQQDVFRAIYTTHLNSEGAQSSLKELTAVAEQQPTCLLCFERDPVNCHRSIIAEELKSCGFEVLNLFGDAPERYVRNAHRLPSYSPRQGTATA
- the secA gene encoding preprotein translocase subunit SecA is translated as MFGAIARNLFGSSNDRVVKRLRKRVDAINVLEAEHQALSDEALRARTGEFRKRLSDGETLDDILPEAFATVREASRRTLGLRPFDVQLMGGMVLHEGMISEMKTGEGKTLVATLPVYLNALSGKGVHVVTVNDYLASRDAAWMGRVYNFLGLSVGVIKHGIEEDDRRAAYAADVTYGTNNEFGFDYLRDNMKFRLEDMVQRDFNYAIVDEVDSILVDEARTPLIISGPAEDSSELYRAMNVLIPNLAPEDYEKDEKQRAVSLTEAGTEKIEQLLREAGMLTQGDLYDIHNVSLVHHMNQALRAHKLFQRDVDYIVKNDKLVIIDEFTGRMMEGRRYSEGLHQALEAKEGVTIQQENQTLASITFQNYFRLYPKLAGMTGTAMTEAAEFAEIYGLEVVEMPTNVPMARKDADDEVYRSQREKFDGIIELVRDCQERKQPVLVGTVSIEKSEMLAEALKAKGITHEVLNARYHEQEAFIISQAGRPGAVTIATNMAGRGTDIQLGGNLEMALAARLQGVEDEAEIARITAAVTAEVEEGQRIVKEAGGLYVVGTERHESRRIDNQLRGRSGRQGDPGASKFFLALDDDLMRIFGSERMEGMLQKLGLKEGEAIVHPWINKALEKAQQKVEARNFEIRKQLLKYDDVMNDQRKVIYEQRKEIMRAKEVQQIILDMRHEVVEDLVASCIPANAYAEQWEVDRLHQEVARLFNLDLPVQDWAKEEGIADQEIRERIISAVDRKMAEKVANYGADIMRMAEKSLLLQILDQCWKDHLLQLDHLRQGVSLRAYAQKDPLNEYKREAFLLFDGLLSRLRETVVSVLAHVEMRVNRPEDMQPQPQEMHETRHDPAMDELVGADGEPAPAGFSGGADLPARRMAAAIDPNDPSSWGKVQRNALCPCGSGKKFKHCHGQIA
- a CDS encoding peptidylprolyl isomerase — its product is MGALAIPAMAQQPAPAGDADPIVASVDGTTIRQSDIAALISTLPQQYRDIPMQMLFPALLERAIDGELLQREAKATGVAENPEVKRRVERYRDQLIQEQYLTDQLEAAVSEDKVKAEYEKLREQAPKAEEIRASHILVSDEATAKDIVRELDKGADFAALATEKSIDPGAANGGDLGYFTAEQMVPEFSAAAFELAPGAYSKEPVKSQFGWHVIKVADRRDVAPPSLDEAREQIRAELAEQEARRILAELRAKATIERFSMDGQPLPPQQTQPK